In Prosthecobacter vanneervenii, one DNA window encodes the following:
- a CDS encoding AMP-binding protein, giving the protein MFGERWERIVKERGAQAALYLADGRAITFCELDEEARALRLEGDYVLAQGDVPQILRQLLAGFLHGIPVQLVEKDRARRVPACPPPAGTALIKQAVGGSGMRRCQFFTFEQIAADVDRLHAALDLGARGVGVAAISCAHSFGLTMTVLQTLLHGVPTCHAPQPFAQPLMDAMRPHARVFLPGVPALWKAWLTGNVGFANVSLALSAGAPLTLDLERLALEKHGLKIHNLYGASECGAVSWDDTPGLREDASDLGRLLPGVEAQPDANGCLVVHSSSVGLGYDEPQPQEQYGTGAFTTCDQIEVQEGHLRFRQSTGAGINVAGRKLSPAEIAEKIMRASGLPQVKIHGVKSRDPERCQDIVAELELPQAEIDAAFKIKACSLLAPWEVPRKWIGKL; this is encoded by the coding sequence ATGTTTGGTGAACGCTGGGAACGTATTGTGAAAGAGCGCGGCGCGCAGGCCGCCCTGTATCTGGCTGACGGGCGTGCCATCACGTTCTGCGAGCTGGATGAGGAGGCGCGTGCCCTGCGACTGGAGGGGGACTATGTGCTGGCCCAGGGGGATGTGCCCCAGATCCTGCGCCAGCTGCTGGCGGGTTTTCTGCATGGCATTCCGGTGCAGCTGGTGGAAAAAGACCGCGCCCGCCGCGTGCCCGCCTGCCCGCCGCCCGCAGGCACGGCGCTGATCAAGCAGGCCGTGGGCGGCTCCGGCATGCGCAGGTGCCAGTTCTTCACCTTTGAGCAGATCGCCGCCGATGTGGACCGCCTGCATGCGGCCCTGGACCTGGGCGCGCGCGGCGTGGGCGTGGCCGCCATCTCCTGCGCGCACTCCTTTGGCCTGACCATGACCGTGCTGCAGACGCTGCTGCACGGCGTGCCCACCTGCCATGCACCGCAGCCCTTTGCCCAGCCGCTGATGGACGCCATGCGGCCCCATGCACGCGTCTTCCTGCCCGGCGTGCCTGCGCTGTGGAAGGCCTGGCTGACGGGCAATGTGGGCTTTGCCAATGTGAGCCTGGCCCTCTCTGCCGGAGCCCCGCTGACACTGGATCTGGAGCGCCTGGCGCTGGAAAAACACGGGCTCAAGATTCACAACCTCTACGGGGCCAGCGAGTGCGGCGCGGTCTCCTGGGATGACACCCCGGGCCTGCGTGAAGACGCCAGCGATCTGGGTCGCCTGCTGCCCGGTGTGGAGGCGCAGCCAGATGCCAACGGATGCCTCGTGGTGCACAGCAGCTCGGTGGGCCTGGGCTATGACGAGCCCCAGCCGCAGGAGCAGTATGGCACAGGCGCATTCACCACCTGTGATCAGATCGAAGTCCAAGAAGGGCATCTGCGTTTCCGACAGAGCACCGGCGCGGGGATCAATGTGGCAGGCCGCAAGCTCAGCCCCGCCGAAATCGCAGAGAAAATCATGCGCGCTTCCGGGCTGCCGCAGGTGAAAATCCACGGTGTGAAAAGCCGCGACCCCGAGCGCTGCCAGGACATCGTGGCGGAGCTGGAGCTGCCGCAGGCGGAGATCGACGCCGCATTCAAAATCAAGGCCTGCTCTCTGCTGGCGCCATGGGAAGTCCCGCGCAAATGGATCGGCAAACTCTGA